From one Leguminivora glycinivorella isolate SPB_JAAS2020 chromosome 5, LegGlyc_1.1, whole genome shotgun sequence genomic stretch:
- the LOC125226701 gene encoding netrin receptor UNC5C-like isoform X2 codes for MAQCPMCVRTSKTDKGNDVSSYWALLVALSIAFLILIVVVLLGIKYMKIKLSENSPYVKPPPGSNYFGSVIKRTLTNQPDLTIHEEFQTMDSRRTHRPMSTSINSRPDHLYEVPQLANSYMSPIDHEVRPDIGRAEVESDRSDSSCFLSSGSSYGNESVEMSPSLKNNASLDSKMNTHFETTTSKIVTGDGDWLIMDKCGVSLFVPDGVVEKEELFMVEVTDEEWNRPLLQEGETQLSPVIRCGPKNFHFRKGVILSFPHNASLKNASWVLSILQKPEEINTREWRKVVTLGQETPGSPIFAQVDPNKVYLVCEFLSDFVLVGRSFTSLDAKLLKLALFVSKKIDESYYSLKVHVINDTPYALHDCVENEKRMGSSLLTEPKTIYFQESCSDLCINLRDLGVGWKIISGNKYQELAYAHVWNLGVRSLQCNFILQQTDAISCFELNLFVYQKQKQSNSVNFTLKTNDFNSNLTCNKRFSSSSVDYNMHIVENPFNYSSLSKKEGRYDFVYRGNHYRSNLSVDNNYRMNILTKSDRIILCKLLDSQTPKGNDWRLLAEKLRIVSYYYYFSNTCSPTENILNLWMCRNNNANMLVNLSKVFREMGRIDCATVVERRCFPN; via the exons ATGGCTCAATGTCCTATGTGTGTGAGGACATCCAAGACTGATAAGGGAAACGATG TGTCATCGTATTGGGCGCTTCTGGTAGCATTGTCAATTGCATTTTTGATTTTAATAGTTGTTGTATTATTGGGAATAAAGTATATGAAGATAAAGCTATCAGAAAACTCACCTTATGTGAAGCCTCCACCAG GTTCAAACTACTTTGGCAGCGTAATAAAAAGGACCCTGACTAACCAGCCAGACCTAACAATACACGAAGAATTCCAGACAATGGACTCTAGGAGGACACACAGACCTATGAGCACATCCATCAACTCGAGGCCAGATCACTTGTATGAAGTCCCGCAGTTAGCCAATAG TTACATGTCTCCCATAGACCATGAGGTAAGACCGGACATCGGACGTGCCGAAGTGGAGTCAGACCGTTCTGATTCCAGCTGCTTTTTGAGCT CGGGCTCGTCATATGGCAACGAAAGTGTAGAAATGTCGCCGTCGCTAAAGAACAACGCTTCACTAGATTCTAAAATGAACACCCACTTCGAGACTACCACGTCGAAGATCGTCACTGGTGATGGCGACTGGCTAATCATGGACAAGTGTGGGGTTAGCCTCTTCGTGCCTGACGGGGTGGTGGAGAAAGAAGAACTATTCATGGTCGAGGTGACGGACGAGGAATGGAATAGGCCTTTGCTTCAAGAAg GGGAAACTCAGTTGAGCCCAGTCATCCGCTGCGGGCCGAAAAACTTTCACTTCCGCAAAGGGGTGATACTTTCCTTCCCCCACAACGCATCACTCAAAAACGCCAGCTGGGTGCTTTCCATACTTCAGAAACCAGAAGAAATCAACACACGAGAATGGCGAAAAGTTGTAACGCTGGGTCAAGAAACTCCCGGAAGCCCCATCTTCGCCCAAGTCGATCCCAATAAAGTTTACCTCGTGTGCGAATTTctaagcgactttgttttagtTGGCCGGAGCTTCACCAGCCTGGACGCGAAACTGCTGAAACTAGCCTTGTTTGTTTCGAAAAAAATAGACGAAAGTTACTATAGTTTAAAAGTTCATGTGATAAATGATACCCCTTATGCCTTGCATGACTGTGTTGAAAATGAAAAGCGAATGGGTAGTTCTTTGCTAACTGAACcgaaaacaatttattttcaaGAAAGTTGTTCTGATTTATGTATCAACCTTAGAGATTTAGGTGTGGGCTGGAAAATAATTTCGGGAAACAAATATCAGGAGTTGGCCTACGCCCATGTCTGGAATCTTGGGGTTAGATCTTTACAGTGTAATTTTATCTTACAACAAACAGACGCTATCAGTTGTTTCGAGTTAAACTTGTTCGTTTACCAAAAACAAAAGCAATCGAATTCGGTTAACTTTACTTTGAAAACAAACGATTTCAACTCGAACTTGACTTGCAACAAGCGTTTTAGTTCATCCAGCGTCGATTACAACATGCATATTGTAGAGAATCCGTTTAATTATTCCTCTTTATCTAAGAAAGAAGGCAGATACGATTTCGTGTACAGAGGTAATCATTATAGAAGTAATTTAAGCGTGGACAATAACTACCGTATGAACATTCTTACTAAGTCGGACCGAATTATTTTGTGTAAATTACTAGACTCTCAAACTCCGAAAGGTAATGATTGGAGGCTTTTAGCAGAAAAGTTGAGGATAGTTTCGTACTACTATTATTTTTCGAATACATGTTCTCCGACGGAGAACATTTTGAATCTATGGATGTGTAGGAACAATAACGCTAACATGTTAGTGAATCTGTCGAAGGTGTTTAGAGAAATGGGCAGGATTGACTGTGCCACTGTTGTTGAAAGACGTTGTTTCCCcaattaa